One genomic region from Aggregicoccus sp. 17bor-14 encodes:
- a CDS encoding TetR/AcrR family transcriptional regulator — translation MNRDSTSATAATPPTARGQRTRQKLLKAAEAVFGAKGYEAASIADITRKADVALGTFYVYFPDKKSLYVELVDEMGTRLRRLIAESVAGLTDRLEVEREGFRVFFEFASKHRALYRIVRQAEFVDEAAYHRYYDKLAEGYVRGLSRAMDEGQVRRMDPEALAYCLMGIADFLGMRWVLWKNGRELDAVLETAMSLLAHGMDPSEKPRAPKGAGTRKPAR, via the coding sequence ATGAATCGGGATTCAACTTCAGCCACCGCAGCGACTCCGCCCACCGCGCGCGGCCAGCGTACCCGCCAGAAGCTGCTCAAGGCGGCGGAGGCCGTGTTCGGCGCCAAGGGCTACGAGGCCGCCTCCATCGCGGACATCACCCGCAAGGCGGACGTGGCGCTGGGCACCTTCTACGTCTACTTCCCGGACAAGAAGAGCCTGTACGTGGAGCTGGTGGACGAGATGGGCACGCGGCTGCGCCGGCTCATCGCCGAGAGCGTGGCGGGGCTCACGGACCGGCTCGAGGTGGAGCGCGAGGGCTTCCGCGTCTTCTTCGAGTTCGCGAGCAAGCACCGCGCGCTCTACCGCATCGTGCGCCAGGCGGAGTTCGTGGACGAGGCCGCCTACCACCGCTACTACGACAAGCTCGCGGAAGGCTACGTGCGCGGGCTCTCGCGGGCGATGGACGAGGGCCAGGTGCGCCGCATGGACCCCGAGGCGCTCGCGTACTGCCTCATGGGCATCGCGGACTTCCTCGGGATGCGCTGGGTGCTGTGGAAGAACGGGCGCGAGCTGGACGCGGTGCTGGAGACCGCGATGAGCCTGCTCGCGCACGGCATGGACCCCTCGGAGAAGCCGCGCGCCCCGAAGGGCGCCGGCACCCGGAAGCCCGCACGATGA
- a CDS encoding 3-oxoacyl-ACP synthase III family protein, with product MRFAEILSTGRYVPERVVTNAELERRLGEPVDAWLREHVGIAERHVMADDEATSDLAVAAARQALARAGLTPEALDLIIVATDTPDYLSPATSAVVQAKLGARRAGVFDLNSACAGWVTALDVASKSIAADPAYRYVLVVGAYAMSRFLDWKDKRTCTLFADGAGAVVLRASERPGFLGAKLLANGDYHDALGIYTGGAHRPATANAVAESGRPHVEFVRRFPASFNTERWPAMLRELLAGAELGLGDVKLFLFTQLNLRTIEATMERLEQPMARAHYTMDKWGYTGSACIPMTLDDAVVQGKLQRGDVVAFCASGGGLAMASALFRWTEGAA from the coding sequence ATGAGGTTTGCGGAGATCCTCAGCACCGGGCGCTACGTGCCCGAGCGCGTGGTCACCAACGCCGAGCTGGAGCGGCGGCTGGGGGAGCCCGTGGACGCGTGGCTGCGCGAACACGTGGGCATCGCCGAGCGCCACGTGATGGCGGACGACGAGGCCACGAGCGACCTCGCGGTGGCCGCCGCCCGTCAGGCGCTCGCGCGCGCGGGGCTCACCCCGGAAGCGCTGGATCTCATCATCGTGGCCACCGACACGCCGGACTACCTGAGCCCCGCCACCAGCGCCGTGGTGCAGGCGAAGCTGGGCGCGCGGCGCGCCGGGGTCTTCGACCTCAACAGCGCCTGCGCCGGGTGGGTGACGGCGCTGGACGTGGCGAGCAAGAGCATCGCCGCGGACCCCGCCTACCGCTACGTGCTGGTGGTGGGTGCGTACGCCATGAGCCGCTTCCTGGACTGGAAGGACAAGCGCACCTGCACCCTGTTCGCGGACGGCGCGGGCGCGGTGGTGCTGCGCGCGAGCGAGCGGCCCGGGTTCCTGGGAGCCAAGCTGCTCGCCAACGGCGACTACCACGACGCGCTGGGCATCTACACCGGCGGCGCGCACCGTCCGGCCACCGCGAACGCCGTCGCCGAGAGCGGACGGCCCCACGTGGAGTTCGTGCGGCGCTTTCCCGCGAGCTTCAACACCGAGCGCTGGCCCGCGATGCTGCGCGAGCTGCTCGCGGGCGCGGAGCTGGGCCTCGGGGACGTGAAGCTCTTCCTCTTCACCCAGCTCAACCTGCGCACCATCGAGGCCACCATGGAGCGGCTCGAGCAGCCCATGGCGCGCGCGCACTACACCATGGACAAGTGGGGCTACACCGGCTCCGCCTGCATCCCGATGACGCTCGACGACGCCGTGGTGCAGGGAAAGCTGCAGCGCGGAGACGTGGTCGCCTTCTGCGCGAGCGGCGGCGGCCTGGCCATGGCGAGCGCGCTCTTCCGCTGGACGGAGGGCGCCGCCTGA
- a CDS encoding SDR family oxidoreductase — protein MELKDLKVIITGGAQGMGAHFAKRLAEAGAKVAVGDVNEARLAELPAGIQRRKLDVSKEQECVDFVAWAHGALGGLNALVNNAGILRDGLLVKKDRATGEVKRLPTADWDAVIGVNLTGATLMVREVVAKMVETGAGPGVVVNLSSIARHGNRGQSNYVSAKAALAANTFTWAREFAPFGIRVGAVAPGMIETPMTQGMNQKARDQLVANIPVGRIGLPEDIWRAVKFVLECDYFNGRTIDVDGGLTM, from the coding sequence ATGGAGCTGAAGGACCTGAAGGTGATCATCACCGGCGGTGCGCAGGGCATGGGCGCGCACTTCGCCAAGCGGCTCGCCGAGGCCGGCGCGAAGGTGGCCGTGGGGGACGTGAACGAGGCGCGGCTCGCAGAGCTGCCGGCGGGCATCCAGCGCCGCAAGCTGGACGTCTCGAAGGAGCAGGAGTGCGTGGACTTCGTGGCGTGGGCGCACGGCGCGCTCGGCGGCCTCAACGCGCTGGTGAACAACGCGGGCATCCTGCGCGACGGCCTGCTGGTGAAGAAGGACCGGGCCACCGGCGAGGTGAAGCGGCTGCCCACCGCGGACTGGGACGCGGTGATTGGCGTCAACCTCACTGGCGCCACCCTCATGGTGCGCGAGGTGGTGGCGAAGATGGTGGAGACGGGCGCGGGCCCCGGCGTGGTGGTGAACCTCTCCTCCATCGCGCGGCACGGCAACCGCGGGCAGAGCAACTACGTGTCCGCCAAGGCGGCGCTCGCGGCCAACACCTTCACCTGGGCGCGCGAGTTCGCCCCCTTCGGCATCCGCGTGGGCGCGGTGGCCCCGGGGATGATCGAGACCCCCATGACCCAGGGGATGAACCAAAAGGCCCGCGACCAGCTCGTCGCGAACATCCCGGTGGGGCGCATCGGGCTGCCCGAGGACATCTGGCGCGCGGTGAAGTTCGTCCTCGAGTGCGACTACTTCAACGGCCGCACCATCGACGTGGACGGCGGCCTCACGATGTAG